Proteins from one Bombyx mori chromosome 1, ASM3026992v2 genomic window:
- the LOC101745755 gene encoding transcription initiation factor TFIID subunit 4 isoform X8, with product MASTEFLEEALSTDVDEKAVNAIVGTLENQLVTNVSSAPSQNILVNVLSSQFPGLSSNAGSIISGHKYTTGGVSCGIAANSIHRPSLTNSTSCNNVQSSVPGTYSSLTPGGTVTNCNDNIQVIYSQAQAFSNPNSVTFPAQSLPNGFVGLSSSQNHLITSVDAMQPPLVLKQGTSSGQVGIQSGMVTVPMTANSSMSGSIPNVMTLNKPGQNVVVTTQNLGSSQPTILPNVQILNMRAGAPAVAAQKSVATVSPRVVIGTPQVVGTRAAGPGHPGVATVSTSMASSPIPGQMPAAPMATPVIPASIPNINCGTPPPQSQPPTVTTVKPSDNTKEKCRNFLANLLDLSSKEPPSVEMNVRNLIQELIDAQVEPEEFCNRLERLLNASPQPCLIGFLKKSLPLLRQSLVTKELVIEGINPPAPHIAFSTMPSPAQPVVATSNIQLQQKPPSKPGSTIAVLQNIPVHTKINVSKVSSGKSMQLNNKGAFPRGQLPSAALSTVLTPGKSLLKDKEKKSSSYSQPFTDDKMAGDDDINDVAAMGGVNLAEESQRILGSTEMIGTQIRSCKDEYLVPTSVMQARVKAIIARHNLDEPTGEVAALISHAVQERLKNLIEKLAVIAQHRIDHFIKSDSRYEVTQDVKGQLKFLEELDRVDKKRREDSEREMLLRAAKSRSKNEDPEQAKLKAKAKEMQRAELEELRQREANLTALQAIGPRKKPRLEAPGASGDTATPGPQTTGFPGRSQLALRTRLKRINHRDMLFLLEQERDTCRSLLLYKSYLK from the exons ATGGCGTCAACGGAGTTTTTGGAGGAAGCTTTGTCCACAGACGTCGACGAGAAAGCCGTGAACGCGATCGTGGGCACTCTCGAAAACCAATTAGTTACTAACGTATCGTCGGCGCCGTCACAAAATATTTTAGTGAACGTTTTATCATCTCAGTTTCCCGGGCTAAGTTCGAACGCGGGCTCTATTATAAGTGGTCATAAATATACAACAGGCGGAGTTAGCTGCGGTATTGCCGCGAACAGTATACACAGACCCTCGTTGACAAATAGCACGTCCTGTAATAATGTCCAATCAAGTGTTCCTGGTACTTATTCCTCTTTGACACCGGGTGGTACTGTGACCAATTGTAACGATAACATACAAGTTATATATTCTCAGGCTCAAGCATTTTCTAACCCAAATTCGGTGACATTTCCCGCTCAGTCACTTCCGAACGGTTTCGTTGGGTTGTCCTCGTCCCAAAATCATTTGATAACGTCAGTAGACGCGATGCAACCTCCTTTAGTTTTAAAACAGGGGACGTCTTCGGGCCAAGTGGGAATACAGTCTGGAATGGTCACAGTACCGATGACAGCCAATTCAAGCATGTCCGGTTCAATACCAAATGTAATGACTTTGAACAAACCTGGACAAAATGTAGTTGTAACAACTCAGAACTTGGGTTCGAGTCAGCCCACAATACTCCCTAATGTTCAGATTCTGAATATGAGAGCTGGTGCTCCAGCAGTTGCGGCACAAAAGTCAGTAGCAACAGTATCACCAAGAGTAGTGATAGGCACCCCACAAGTTGTTGGCACCAGAGCTGCAGGACCAGGC CATCCTGGCGTCGCGACGGTGTCAACAAGCATGGCCTCCAGCCCTATACCGGGTCAGATGCCAGCTGCGCCGATGGCAACGCCTGTTATACCAGCATCTATACCAAATATAAACTGCGGTACGCCTCCGCCTCAATCTCAACCCCCAACGGTAACAACTGTT AAACCTTCGGACAACACTAAGGAAAAATGCCGTAATTTCTTAGCAAATCTCCTGGACTTATCAAGCAAAGAGCCTCCATCAGTGGAGATGAATGTACGGAATCTGATCCAGGAACTTATCGACGCCCAAGTTGAACCAGAAGAGTTCTGCAACAGACTTGAAAGATTACTTAACGCGAGTCCTCAGCCCTGCCTTATCGGATTCTTAAAG AAAAGCTTGCCACTGCTCAGACAATCTTTGGTTACAAAAGAGCTTGTTATTGAAGGAATAAACCCTCCAGCGCCTCACATAGCTTTCTCTACGATGCCATCTCCCGCCCAACCTGTGGTGGCCACGTCCAACATACAATTG CAGCAAAAACCACCATCGAAACCGGGCAGTACGATAGCGGTTCTACAGAACATTCCTGTGCACACCAAGATCAACGTTAGCAAAGTCAGTAGCGGCAAGTCGATGCAGTTGAACAACAAGGGCGCCTTCCCGAGAGGCCAATTGCCTTCAGCTGCTTTATCAACCGTACTGACTCCTGGCAAGTCGCTTCTGAAAGATAAGGAGAAGAAATCTTCTAGTTATTCGCAACCGTTCACCGACGACAAGATGGCTGGCGATGACGACATCAATGACGTAGCGGCCATGGGTGGAGTCAACTTGGCGGAGGAGTCGCAGAGGATTCTCGGCTCCACGGAGATGATCGGAACTCAGATTAG ATCGTGCAAAGATGAATATTTAGTGCCGACGAGCGTGATGCAAGCCAGGGTTAAAGCCATAATAGCACGACACAATCTCGACGAGCCGACGGGGGAAGTGGCAGCCCTCATCAGTCATGCAGTACAGGAGAGACTTAAAAATCTTATCGAGAAACTAGCTGTGATAGCTCAGCACAGAATCGATCATTTTATAAAG TCTGATAGCCGTTATGAAGTGACTCAAGATGTAAAGGGCCAACTTAAGTTTCTAGAAGAATTGGACCGGGTCGACAAGAAACGCAGGGAAGACTCAGAGAGGGAAATGCTTCTTAGGGCTGCCAAGTCTCGATCGAAGAACGAGGATCCCGAACAGGCGAAATTGAAGGCTAAG gcGAAAGAAATGCAACGTGCCGAGTTGGAGGAGCTTCGTCAAAGGGAAGCCAACTTGACCGCTTTACAAGCTATTGGACCGCGAAAGAAACCAAGACTAGAAGCACCAGGCGCCTCCGGAGACACAGCCACTCCTGGACCGCAGACTACTGGATTT cctGGCCGAAGTCAACTAGCCCTCCGGACTCGTCTGAAGCGCATCAATCACCGTGACATGCTATTCCTGCTCGAGCAAGAGAGAGACACCTGCCGATCGTTGTTGCTTTACAAGAGCTACTTGAAGTGA
- the LOC101745755 gene encoding transcription initiation factor TFIID subunit 4 isoform X5, whose protein sequence is MASTEFLEEALSTDVDEKAVNAIVGTLENQLVTNVSSAPSQNILVNVLSSQFPGLSSNAGSIISGHKYTTGGVSCGIAANSIHRPSLTNSTSCNNVQSSVPGTYSSLTPGGTVTNCNDNIQVIYSQAQAFSNPNSVTFPAQSLPNGFVGLSSSQNHLITSVDAMQPPLVLKQGTSSGQVGIQSGMVTVPMTANSSMSGSIPNVMTLNKPGQNVVVTTQNLGSSQPTILPNVQILNMRAGAPAVAAQKSVATVSPRVVIGTPQVVGTRAAGPGITLQTLPSLQPGQQGHLLLKTENGQYQLLRVGPAPAASSLTTPQPQTIRLSTVPAHPGVATVSTSMASSPIPGQMPAAPMATPVIPASIPNINCGTPPPQSQPPTVTTVKPSDNTKEKCRNFLANLLDLSSKEPPSVEMNVRNLIQELIDAQVEPEEFCNRLERLLNASPQPCLIGFLKKSLPLLRQSLVTKELVIEGINPPAPHIAFSTMPSPAQPVVATSNIQLQKPPSKPGSTIAVLQNIPVHTKINVSKVSSGKSMQLNNKGAFPRGQLPSAALSTVLTPGKSLLKDKEKKSSSYSQPFTDDKMAGDDDINDVAAMGGVNLAEESQRILGSTEMIGTQIRSCKDEYLVPTSVMQARVKAIIARHNLDEPTGEVAALISHAVQERLKNLIEKLAVIAQHRIDHFIKSDSRYEVTQDVKGQLKFLEELDRVDKKRREDSEREMLLRAAKSRSKNEDPEQAKLKAKAKEMQRAELEELRQREANLTALQAIGPRKKPRLEAPGASGDTATPGPQTTGFPGRSQLALRTRLKRINHRDMLFLLEQERDTCRSLLLYKSYLK, encoded by the exons ATGGCGTCAACGGAGTTTTTGGAGGAAGCTTTGTCCACAGACGTCGACGAGAAAGCCGTGAACGCGATCGTGGGCACTCTCGAAAACCAATTAGTTACTAACGTATCGTCGGCGCCGTCACAAAATATTTTAGTGAACGTTTTATCATCTCAGTTTCCCGGGCTAAGTTCGAACGCGGGCTCTATTATAAGTGGTCATAAATATACAACAGGCGGAGTTAGCTGCGGTATTGCCGCGAACAGTATACACAGACCCTCGTTGACAAATAGCACGTCCTGTAATAATGTCCAATCAAGTGTTCCTGGTACTTATTCCTCTTTGACACCGGGTGGTACTGTGACCAATTGTAACGATAACATACAAGTTATATATTCTCAGGCTCAAGCATTTTCTAACCCAAATTCGGTGACATTTCCCGCTCAGTCACTTCCGAACGGTTTCGTTGGGTTGTCCTCGTCCCAAAATCATTTGATAACGTCAGTAGACGCGATGCAACCTCCTTTAGTTTTAAAACAGGGGACGTCTTCGGGCCAAGTGGGAATACAGTCTGGAATGGTCACAGTACCGATGACAGCCAATTCAAGCATGTCCGGTTCAATACCAAATGTAATGACTTTGAACAAACCTGGACAAAATGTAGTTGTAACAACTCAGAACTTGGGTTCGAGTCAGCCCACAATACTCCCTAATGTTCAGATTCTGAATATGAGAGCTGGTGCTCCAGCAGTTGCGGCACAAAAGTCAGTAGCAACAGTATCACCAAGAGTAGTGATAGGCACCCCACAAGTTGTTGGCACCAGAGCTGCAGGACCAGGC ATAACGCTGCAAACACTACCAAGTCTACAACCGGGCCAGCAGGGTCATTTGTTGTTAAAGACAGAGAATGGTCAATACCAGTTGCTGAGAGTGGGTCCCGCTCCAGCGGCCAGCTCTCTCACGACGCCCCAGCCTCAAACCATCAGGCTGTCCACTGTGCCAGCA CATCCTGGCGTCGCGACGGTGTCAACAAGCATGGCCTCCAGCCCTATACCGGGTCAGATGCCAGCTGCGCCGATGGCAACGCCTGTTATACCAGCATCTATACCAAATATAAACTGCGGTACGCCTCCGCCTCAATCTCAACCCCCAACGGTAACAACTGTT AAACCTTCGGACAACACTAAGGAAAAATGCCGTAATTTCTTAGCAAATCTCCTGGACTTATCAAGCAAAGAGCCTCCATCAGTGGAGATGAATGTACGGAATCTGATCCAGGAACTTATCGACGCCCAAGTTGAACCAGAAGAGTTCTGCAACAGACTTGAAAGATTACTTAACGCGAGTCCTCAGCCCTGCCTTATCGGATTCTTAAAG AAAAGCTTGCCACTGCTCAGACAATCTTTGGTTACAAAAGAGCTTGTTATTGAAGGAATAAACCCTCCAGCGCCTCACATAGCTTTCTCTACGATGCCATCTCCCGCCCAACCTGTGGTGGCCACGTCCAACATACAATTG CAAAAACCACCATCGAAACCGGGCAGTACGATAGCGGTTCTACAGAACATTCCTGTGCACACCAAGATCAACGTTAGCAAAGTCAGTAGCGGCAAGTCGATGCAGTTGAACAACAAGGGCGCCTTCCCGAGAGGCCAATTGCCTTCAGCTGCTTTATCAACCGTACTGACTCCTGGCAAGTCGCTTCTGAAAGATAAGGAGAAGAAATCTTCTAGTTATTCGCAACCGTTCACCGACGACAAGATGGCTGGCGATGACGACATCAATGACGTAGCGGCCATGGGTGGAGTCAACTTGGCGGAGGAGTCGCAGAGGATTCTCGGCTCCACGGAGATGATCGGAACTCAGATTAG ATCGTGCAAAGATGAATATTTAGTGCCGACGAGCGTGATGCAAGCCAGGGTTAAAGCCATAATAGCACGACACAATCTCGACGAGCCGACGGGGGAAGTGGCAGCCCTCATCAGTCATGCAGTACAGGAGAGACTTAAAAATCTTATCGAGAAACTAGCTGTGATAGCTCAGCACAGAATCGATCATTTTATAAAG TCTGATAGCCGTTATGAAGTGACTCAAGATGTAAAGGGCCAACTTAAGTTTCTAGAAGAATTGGACCGGGTCGACAAGAAACGCAGGGAAGACTCAGAGAGGGAAATGCTTCTTAGGGCTGCCAAGTCTCGATCGAAGAACGAGGATCCCGAACAGGCGAAATTGAAGGCTAAG gcGAAAGAAATGCAACGTGCCGAGTTGGAGGAGCTTCGTCAAAGGGAAGCCAACTTGACCGCTTTACAAGCTATTGGACCGCGAAAGAAACCAAGACTAGAAGCACCAGGCGCCTCCGGAGACACAGCCACTCCTGGACCGCAGACTACTGGATTT cctGGCCGAAGTCAACTAGCCCTCCGGACTCGTCTGAAGCGCATCAATCACCGTGACATGCTATTCCTGCTCGAGCAAGAGAGAGACACCTGCCGATCGTTGTTGCTTTACAAGAGCTACTTGAAGTGA
- the LOC101745755 gene encoding transcription initiation factor TFIID subunit 4 isoform X4, with the protein MASTEFLEEALSTDVDEKAVNAIVGTLENQLVTNVSSAPSQNILVNVLSSQFPGLSSNAGSIISGHKYTTGGVSCGIAANSIHRPSLTNSTSCNNVQSSVPGTYSSLTPGGTVTNCNDNIQVIYSQAQAFSNPNSVTFPAQSLPNGFVGLSSSQNHLITSVDAMQPPLVLKQGTSSGQVGIQSGMVTVPMTANSSMSGSIPNVMTLNKPGQNVVVTTQNLGSSQPTILPNVQILNMRAGAPAVAAQKSVATVSPRVVIGTPQVVGTRAAGPGITLQTLPSLQPGQQGHLLLKTENGQYQLLRVGPAPAASSLTTPQPQTIRLSTVPAHPGVATVSTSMASSPIPGQMPAAPMATPVIPASIPNINCGTPPPQSQPPTVTTVKPSDNTKEKCRNFLANLLDLSSKEPPSVEMNVRNLIQELIDAQVEPEEFCNRLERLLNASPQPCLIGFLKKSLPLLRQSLVTKELVIEGINPPAPHIAFSTMPSPAQPVVATSNIQLQQKPPSKPGSTIAVLQNIPVHTKINVSKVSSGKSMQLNNKGAFPRGQLPSAALSTVLTPGKSLLKDKEKKSSSYSQPFTDDKMAGDDDINDVAAMGGVNLAEESQRILGSTEMIGTQIRSCKDEYLVPTSVMQARVKAIIARHNLDEPTGEVAALISHAVQERLKNLIEKLAVIAQHRIDHFIKSDSRYEVTQDVKGQLKFLEELDRVDKKRREDSEREMLLRAAKSRSKNEDPEQAKLKAKAKEMQRAELEELRQREANLTALQAIGPRKKPRLEAPGASGDTATPGPQTTGFPGRSQLALRTRLKRINHRDMLFLLEQERDTCRSLLLYKSYLK; encoded by the exons ATGGCGTCAACGGAGTTTTTGGAGGAAGCTTTGTCCACAGACGTCGACGAGAAAGCCGTGAACGCGATCGTGGGCACTCTCGAAAACCAATTAGTTACTAACGTATCGTCGGCGCCGTCACAAAATATTTTAGTGAACGTTTTATCATCTCAGTTTCCCGGGCTAAGTTCGAACGCGGGCTCTATTATAAGTGGTCATAAATATACAACAGGCGGAGTTAGCTGCGGTATTGCCGCGAACAGTATACACAGACCCTCGTTGACAAATAGCACGTCCTGTAATAATGTCCAATCAAGTGTTCCTGGTACTTATTCCTCTTTGACACCGGGTGGTACTGTGACCAATTGTAACGATAACATACAAGTTATATATTCTCAGGCTCAAGCATTTTCTAACCCAAATTCGGTGACATTTCCCGCTCAGTCACTTCCGAACGGTTTCGTTGGGTTGTCCTCGTCCCAAAATCATTTGATAACGTCAGTAGACGCGATGCAACCTCCTTTAGTTTTAAAACAGGGGACGTCTTCGGGCCAAGTGGGAATACAGTCTGGAATGGTCACAGTACCGATGACAGCCAATTCAAGCATGTCCGGTTCAATACCAAATGTAATGACTTTGAACAAACCTGGACAAAATGTAGTTGTAACAACTCAGAACTTGGGTTCGAGTCAGCCCACAATACTCCCTAATGTTCAGATTCTGAATATGAGAGCTGGTGCTCCAGCAGTTGCGGCACAAAAGTCAGTAGCAACAGTATCACCAAGAGTAGTGATAGGCACCCCACAAGTTGTTGGCACCAGAGCTGCAGGACCAGGC ATAACGCTGCAAACACTACCAAGTCTACAACCGGGCCAGCAGGGTCATTTGTTGTTAAAGACAGAGAATGGTCAATACCAGTTGCTGAGAGTGGGTCCCGCTCCAGCGGCCAGCTCTCTCACGACGCCCCAGCCTCAAACCATCAGGCTGTCCACTGTGCCAGCA CATCCTGGCGTCGCGACGGTGTCAACAAGCATGGCCTCCAGCCCTATACCGGGTCAGATGCCAGCTGCGCCGATGGCAACGCCTGTTATACCAGCATCTATACCAAATATAAACTGCGGTACGCCTCCGCCTCAATCTCAACCCCCAACGGTAACAACTGTT AAACCTTCGGACAACACTAAGGAAAAATGCCGTAATTTCTTAGCAAATCTCCTGGACTTATCAAGCAAAGAGCCTCCATCAGTGGAGATGAATGTACGGAATCTGATCCAGGAACTTATCGACGCCCAAGTTGAACCAGAAGAGTTCTGCAACAGACTTGAAAGATTACTTAACGCGAGTCCTCAGCCCTGCCTTATCGGATTCTTAAAG AAAAGCTTGCCACTGCTCAGACAATCTTTGGTTACAAAAGAGCTTGTTATTGAAGGAATAAACCCTCCAGCGCCTCACATAGCTTTCTCTACGATGCCATCTCCCGCCCAACCTGTGGTGGCCACGTCCAACATACAATTG CAGCAAAAACCACCATCGAAACCGGGCAGTACGATAGCGGTTCTACAGAACATTCCTGTGCACACCAAGATCAACGTTAGCAAAGTCAGTAGCGGCAAGTCGATGCAGTTGAACAACAAGGGCGCCTTCCCGAGAGGCCAATTGCCTTCAGCTGCTTTATCAACCGTACTGACTCCTGGCAAGTCGCTTCTGAAAGATAAGGAGAAGAAATCTTCTAGTTATTCGCAACCGTTCACCGACGACAAGATGGCTGGCGATGACGACATCAATGACGTAGCGGCCATGGGTGGAGTCAACTTGGCGGAGGAGTCGCAGAGGATTCTCGGCTCCACGGAGATGATCGGAACTCAGATTAG ATCGTGCAAAGATGAATATTTAGTGCCGACGAGCGTGATGCAAGCCAGGGTTAAAGCCATAATAGCACGACACAATCTCGACGAGCCGACGGGGGAAGTGGCAGCCCTCATCAGTCATGCAGTACAGGAGAGACTTAAAAATCTTATCGAGAAACTAGCTGTGATAGCTCAGCACAGAATCGATCATTTTATAAAG TCTGATAGCCGTTATGAAGTGACTCAAGATGTAAAGGGCCAACTTAAGTTTCTAGAAGAATTGGACCGGGTCGACAAGAAACGCAGGGAAGACTCAGAGAGGGAAATGCTTCTTAGGGCTGCCAAGTCTCGATCGAAGAACGAGGATCCCGAACAGGCGAAATTGAAGGCTAAG gcGAAAGAAATGCAACGTGCCGAGTTGGAGGAGCTTCGTCAAAGGGAAGCCAACTTGACCGCTTTACAAGCTATTGGACCGCGAAAGAAACCAAGACTAGAAGCACCAGGCGCCTCCGGAGACACAGCCACTCCTGGACCGCAGACTACTGGATTT cctGGCCGAAGTCAACTAGCCCTCCGGACTCGTCTGAAGCGCATCAATCACCGTGACATGCTATTCCTGCTCGAGCAAGAGAGAGACACCTGCCGATCGTTGTTGCTTTACAAGAGCTACTTGAAGTGA
- the LOC101745755 gene encoding transcription initiation factor TFIID subunit 4 isoform X6, whose translation MASTEFLEEALSTDVDEKAVNAIVGTLENQLVTNVSSAPSQNILVNVLSSQFPGLSSNAGSIISGHKYTTGGVSCGIAANSIHRPSLTNSTSCNNVQSSVPGTYSSLTPGGTVTNCNDNIQVIYSQAQAFSNPNSVTFPAQSLPNGFVGLSSSQNHLITSVDAMQPPLVLKQGTSSGQVGIQSGMVTVPMTANSSMSGSIPNVMTLNKPGQNVVVTTQNLGSSQPTILPNVQILNMRAGAPAVAAQKSVATVSPRVVIGTPQVVGTRAAGPGITLQTLPSLQPGQQGHLLLKTENGQYQLLRVGPAPAASSLTTPQPQTIRLSTVPAHPGVATVSTSMASSPIPGQMPAAPMATPVIPASIPNINCGTPPPQSQPPTKPSDNTKEKCRNFLANLLDLSSKEPPSVEMNVRNLIQELIDAQVEPEEFCNRLERLLNASPQPCLIGFLKKSLPLLRQSLVTKELVIEGINPPAPHIAFSTMPSPAQPVVATSNIQLQQKPPSKPGSTIAVLQNIPVHTKINVSKVSSGKSMQLNNKGAFPRGQLPSAALSTVLTPGKSLLKDKEKKSSSYSQPFTDDKMAGDDDINDVAAMGGVNLAEESQRILGSTEMIGTQIRSCKDEYLVPTSVMQARVKAIIARHNLDEPTGEVAALISHAVQERLKNLIEKLAVIAQHRIDHFIKSDSRYEVTQDVKGQLKFLEELDRVDKKRREDSEREMLLRAAKSRSKNEDPEQAKLKAKAKEMQRAELEELRQREANLTALQAIGPRKKPRLEAPGASGDTATPGPQTTGFPGRSQLALRTRLKRINHRDMLFLLEQERDTCRSLLLYKSYLK comes from the exons ATGGCGTCAACGGAGTTTTTGGAGGAAGCTTTGTCCACAGACGTCGACGAGAAAGCCGTGAACGCGATCGTGGGCACTCTCGAAAACCAATTAGTTACTAACGTATCGTCGGCGCCGTCACAAAATATTTTAGTGAACGTTTTATCATCTCAGTTTCCCGGGCTAAGTTCGAACGCGGGCTCTATTATAAGTGGTCATAAATATACAACAGGCGGAGTTAGCTGCGGTATTGCCGCGAACAGTATACACAGACCCTCGTTGACAAATAGCACGTCCTGTAATAATGTCCAATCAAGTGTTCCTGGTACTTATTCCTCTTTGACACCGGGTGGTACTGTGACCAATTGTAACGATAACATACAAGTTATATATTCTCAGGCTCAAGCATTTTCTAACCCAAATTCGGTGACATTTCCCGCTCAGTCACTTCCGAACGGTTTCGTTGGGTTGTCCTCGTCCCAAAATCATTTGATAACGTCAGTAGACGCGATGCAACCTCCTTTAGTTTTAAAACAGGGGACGTCTTCGGGCCAAGTGGGAATACAGTCTGGAATGGTCACAGTACCGATGACAGCCAATTCAAGCATGTCCGGTTCAATACCAAATGTAATGACTTTGAACAAACCTGGACAAAATGTAGTTGTAACAACTCAGAACTTGGGTTCGAGTCAGCCCACAATACTCCCTAATGTTCAGATTCTGAATATGAGAGCTGGTGCTCCAGCAGTTGCGGCACAAAAGTCAGTAGCAACAGTATCACCAAGAGTAGTGATAGGCACCCCACAAGTTGTTGGCACCAGAGCTGCAGGACCAGGC ATAACGCTGCAAACACTACCAAGTCTACAACCGGGCCAGCAGGGTCATTTGTTGTTAAAGACAGAGAATGGTCAATACCAGTTGCTGAGAGTGGGTCCCGCTCCAGCGGCCAGCTCTCTCACGACGCCCCAGCCTCAAACCATCAGGCTGTCCACTGTGCCAGCA CATCCTGGCGTCGCGACGGTGTCAACAAGCATGGCCTCCAGCCCTATACCGGGTCAGATGCCAGCTGCGCCGATGGCAACGCCTGTTATACCAGCATCTATACCAAATATAAACTGCGGTACGCCTCCGCCTCAATCTCAACCCCCAACG AAACCTTCGGACAACACTAAGGAAAAATGCCGTAATTTCTTAGCAAATCTCCTGGACTTATCAAGCAAAGAGCCTCCATCAGTGGAGATGAATGTACGGAATCTGATCCAGGAACTTATCGACGCCCAAGTTGAACCAGAAGAGTTCTGCAACAGACTTGAAAGATTACTTAACGCGAGTCCTCAGCCCTGCCTTATCGGATTCTTAAAG AAAAGCTTGCCACTGCTCAGACAATCTTTGGTTACAAAAGAGCTTGTTATTGAAGGAATAAACCCTCCAGCGCCTCACATAGCTTTCTCTACGATGCCATCTCCCGCCCAACCTGTGGTGGCCACGTCCAACATACAATTG CAGCAAAAACCACCATCGAAACCGGGCAGTACGATAGCGGTTCTACAGAACATTCCTGTGCACACCAAGATCAACGTTAGCAAAGTCAGTAGCGGCAAGTCGATGCAGTTGAACAACAAGGGCGCCTTCCCGAGAGGCCAATTGCCTTCAGCTGCTTTATCAACCGTACTGACTCCTGGCAAGTCGCTTCTGAAAGATAAGGAGAAGAAATCTTCTAGTTATTCGCAACCGTTCACCGACGACAAGATGGCTGGCGATGACGACATCAATGACGTAGCGGCCATGGGTGGAGTCAACTTGGCGGAGGAGTCGCAGAGGATTCTCGGCTCCACGGAGATGATCGGAACTCAGATTAG ATCGTGCAAAGATGAATATTTAGTGCCGACGAGCGTGATGCAAGCCAGGGTTAAAGCCATAATAGCACGACACAATCTCGACGAGCCGACGGGGGAAGTGGCAGCCCTCATCAGTCATGCAGTACAGGAGAGACTTAAAAATCTTATCGAGAAACTAGCTGTGATAGCTCAGCACAGAATCGATCATTTTATAAAG TCTGATAGCCGTTATGAAGTGACTCAAGATGTAAAGGGCCAACTTAAGTTTCTAGAAGAATTGGACCGGGTCGACAAGAAACGCAGGGAAGACTCAGAGAGGGAAATGCTTCTTAGGGCTGCCAAGTCTCGATCGAAGAACGAGGATCCCGAACAGGCGAAATTGAAGGCTAAG gcGAAAGAAATGCAACGTGCCGAGTTGGAGGAGCTTCGTCAAAGGGAAGCCAACTTGACCGCTTTACAAGCTATTGGACCGCGAAAGAAACCAAGACTAGAAGCACCAGGCGCCTCCGGAGACACAGCCACTCCTGGACCGCAGACTACTGGATTT cctGGCCGAAGTCAACTAGCCCTCCGGACTCGTCTGAAGCGCATCAATCACCGTGACATGCTATTCCTGCTCGAGCAAGAGAGAGACACCTGCCGATCGTTGTTGCTTTACAAGAGCTACTTGAAGTGA